A stretch of DNA from Mucilaginibacter daejeonensis:
GGAGAGCCGCAAGATCACCGATGTGATCAGTTGCTTACGCACAACTGACCTGCTATAAAATAGCAATTGGGATATATCGATCCCGAGATCGGTGAATAACCCGGTAAGGTGGGTGGTCCTCACCACTGCGTTCGAGATCCGTGTAACCATTGCATTTTGAAGCCCCATGGCGAACAGCAAGATACAAGCTGTAGCCGTAGCTGCCTGGTGAATTGTATCAAAACCGGGAAAAGCGATCGTGGAAAGCAACAGGATCTCTGCGAACACCGGAATGGTTTGGGCATGGCGCGGAGCAAGGCGGTATCCGGTCTCCAAAATAGTATTCGAGACAAAAGCCCCTGCCAAATAACAAAGAATGTAGGTCAAAAAGACCCAGGCACCGGAGAAGTTCCGCCTGAGTATATTATCAGCAAAGTAAGCAAAGTGTCCGGTAACGTTCGTTGTAAGGACCGTAACTGCTAAAAACCCCATCACGTTAACGATGCCTGCCACAAAAGACAGCAAGGATGCGAGCTGGAGGTTGTGGATAGCCTGTCTGTTTTTGCCCTTATGCCTGAACATAGTTCAAAAATAAAGCAAATGTGATCAATGATGCAATAAACAGATCCGTTCCGCAAGGCAACGACCACCTGAATAAGCTGTTTTAATTTATGGTTTACGACGTGAAATGATTGGAAAGTGTCCGTGATCTCCGCAACAGCATGCCCCTGGCAACAGTGGCCATTTACACAATTAAGCTAAATACGACTTTAAAAGAATATACTGGGTTTTAGCGCATGATCCGTAACCTAAGTTGCTCATAGTATCTCGGCTGTTTCCATGAGGACCCAGGCAACATCTATGTAACGTCCTGACACGCAGAACAAAGCAAGAAATGAAAAAAAAGATTATTAAAAAAGGTTGGGTTTCTTTACCTTTGCGCTCCACGCACCGAAAGGCGCACCGTTAACAAAACCGTTAACAGGTTTGGAGGCTGAAAGTATACTAGAACGATGTTGGTCGTAAAGTTCTCAAAATCAGCAGCCAAATTAACCCGGCGGGGTAGCTC
This window harbors:
- a CDS encoding YoaK family protein, with the translated sequence MFRHKGKNRQAIHNLQLASLLSFVAGIVNVMGFLAVTVLTTNVTGHFAYFADNILRRNFSGAWVFLTYILCYLAGAFVSNTILETGYRLAPRHAQTIPVFAEILLLSTIAFPGFDTIHQAATATACILLFAMGLQNAMVTRISNAVVRTTHLTGLFTDLGIDISQLLFYSRSVVRKQLITSVILRLSIIVFFFLGCIVGGVGYSYYHNKVLILAIVCLAIGAVYSTLRYHIVIAHKIRSRRSA